One Ensifer adhaerens genomic region harbors:
- a CDS encoding YtcA family lipoprotein, translating into MVRLSMRAGRRRWTIGRALLSVGMLTAAGCARDPLAPSVVVFGSYFPAWLLCAGLGIVTTVVARLILVHAGIDEHLPAPLLVYLSLALTTSIVYWFLAFGGAPN; encoded by the coding sequence GTGGTTCGACTTAGCATGCGTGCCGGCCGCCGGCGGTGGACGATCGGGCGCGCACTTTTATCGGTGGGGATGCTGACGGCCGCGGGGTGTGCCCGGGATCCGCTTGCCCCGTCGGTCGTGGTGTTCGGGTCCTACTTTCCAGCCTGGCTGCTTTGTGCCGGGCTTGGTATCGTCACCACGGTTGTCGCAAGGCTGATCCTCGTCCACGCCGGTATCGACGAACACCTGCCCGCGCCGCTTCTCGTCTACCTCTCGCTCGCGCTCACCACCAGCATCGTCTACTGGTTTCTGGCCTTTGGCGGAGCGCCGAATTGA
- a CDS encoding DUF2249 domain-containing protein has protein sequence MSQDPYELDVRPHLRGGSDPFQAIMNAVDSLAPGQALKLIATFRPVPLFSVMAGRGFTHQDRPLDNGDWEVLFTPEGEVEGIRLSVSETDLDAWPDPSRQLDLTELDPPEPMVRILAAAEKMAEGEVLFALLAREPLFLYPELAKRGHKWAGNFDATGETYRILIRIGGRRSHVGA, from the coding sequence ATGAGCCAAGATCCTTATGAACTCGACGTCCGACCGCACTTGCGCGGCGGCAGCGACCCGTTCCAGGCCATCATGAATGCAGTCGACAGCCTGGCGCCGGGCCAGGCGCTGAAGCTGATCGCGACCTTCCGGCCCGTTCCGCTCTTCAGCGTCATGGCGGGTCGCGGCTTCACCCATCAGGACCGCCCGCTCGACAATGGCGACTGGGAGGTTCTGTTTACGCCCGAAGGCGAGGTCGAGGGGATCAGGCTTTCGGTCAGCGAAACGGATCTCGACGCCTGGCCCGACCCGAGCCGCCAGCTCGACCTGACGGAGCTCGATCCGCCGGAGCCTATGGTGCGCATTCTGGCAGCGGCCGAGAAGATGGCCGAAGGCGAGGTTCTGTTCGCCTTGCTCGCGCGCGAACCGCTGTTCCTTTATCCGGAGCTCGCCAAGCGCGGCCACAAATGGGCCGGCAATTTCGATGCGACCGGCGAGACCTACCGGATCCTCATCCGCATCGGTGGGAGGCGCTCCCATGTCGGCGCCTGA
- the mdtN gene encoding multidrug transporter subunit MdtN, which produces MSADDVFRRAVARTLGPLIIASAAVAVYFTFWQVDRSPRTDVAEIDAPTVAIAASVPGRIIAVEVRNNASVKKGDVLFRLDPEPYRLRLEQAQAELKATQSEVAQGERNLDLERANADVADRQIARAQNNVLLARQTQERLEPLLPRRFVTAQQVDEARTAVKDAEVSLAQALQSAHGANRVIGTLDTRKAQADVARATVALAERDLENTIVRAPFDGKIVGLRTTVGKVVVPAETLFTLIDTAEWETVAFFRETELKAIAIGSRADVFVMADPERRISGTVEGVGWGVRSEDSATILGIPIVSNSLNWVRVAKRFPVHVRLENPPEDLMRVGASAVVVIGPAHNDADAVPAAK; this is translated from the coding sequence TTGAGTGCCGATGACGTCTTCCGGCGTGCAGTTGCACGCACTCTCGGCCCGCTCATCATCGCCAGTGCGGCCGTCGCGGTCTATTTCACCTTCTGGCAGGTCGACCGCAGCCCGCGCACGGACGTCGCTGAAATCGATGCGCCGACGGTTGCGATCGCCGCGAGCGTGCCGGGCCGGATAATCGCCGTCGAGGTGCGTAACAATGCGAGCGTGAAGAAGGGCGACGTGCTCTTCCGCCTCGATCCGGAACCCTATCGCCTGCGTCTCGAACAGGCGCAGGCCGAACTGAAGGCGACGCAGTCGGAAGTGGCGCAGGGAGAGCGCAATCTCGATCTCGAGCGCGCCAATGCCGACGTTGCGGACCGGCAGATCGCCCGTGCTCAGAACAATGTCTTGCTTGCGCGCCAGACACAGGAACGGCTGGAGCCGCTCTTGCCGAGGCGCTTCGTGACGGCGCAGCAAGTTGACGAGGCGCGAACCGCCGTCAAAGACGCCGAAGTCAGCCTTGCTCAGGCGTTGCAGTCGGCCCACGGAGCCAACCGGGTGATCGGTACCCTCGACACTCGGAAAGCCCAGGCGGATGTCGCACGCGCGACGGTAGCACTTGCCGAGCGGGACCTGGAGAACACCATCGTGCGGGCGCCCTTCGACGGCAAGATCGTCGGCTTGCGCACGACGGTCGGCAAGGTCGTGGTTCCCGCCGAAACGCTGTTCACTCTGATCGATACCGCCGAATGGGAAACCGTCGCTTTCTTCCGCGAAACAGAACTCAAGGCGATCGCCATCGGCAGCCGCGCCGATGTCTTCGTGATGGCGGATCCGGAGCGCCGTATTTCCGGCACGGTCGAGGGCGTCGGCTGGGGCGTGCGTTCGGAAGATTCCGCCACGATCCTCGGCATACCGATCGTTTCCAACTCGCTGAATTGGGTGAGGGTCGCCAAGCGCTTTCCCGTGCATGTGCGGCTTGAAAATCCGCCGGAGGACCTGATGCGCGTCGGCGCCTCCGCCGTCGTCGTCATCGGGCCCGCGCATAACGACGCCGATGCTGTTCCAGCCGCGAAGTAG
- a CDS encoding metal-sulfur cluster assembly factor, producing the protein MSAPETLDLEARIRDALRIIIDPEMGKNVVDLGLIYDIDVQEGGIARVTMTTTIKGCPATAFLKEAVQNCVWYVPGVEYAEVRLTYEPPWTPDMIADGALELGHGSIF; encoded by the coding sequence ATGTCGGCGCCTGAAACCCTGGACCTCGAGGCGAGGATCCGCGATGCCTTGCGCATCATCATCGACCCCGAAATGGGCAAGAACGTCGTCGATCTCGGCCTGATCTATGACATCGACGTTCAGGAGGGCGGCATTGCCCGTGTCACCATGACGACGACGATCAAGGGCTGCCCGGCGACTGCCTTCCTCAAGGAAGCGGTGCAGAACTGCGTCTGGTATGTGCCGGGTGTCGAATATGCCGAGGTCCGGCTGACGTACGAGCCGCCGTGGACGCCTGACATGATCGCCGACGGCGCGTTGGAACTTGGCCACGGCAGCATCTTCTAG
- a CDS encoding Crp/Fnr family transcriptional regulator, whose product MSDPELDTLLTRATVRRVPQNEAVFEQGATADFFFLLLNGRLKVTQVTKDGQQIIVRVVNPGDLFGFARALQRSDYPGTATAATESLVLAWPTELWNIFVEKNPHLAVNALHTIGQRLDEAHTRIREMSTEEVERRVAHTVLRLAEQAGKPESGGIRIDFPISRQDIAEMTGTTLHTVSRILSAWEGQGLVVGGRQKLTLKDIPGLRRLAERADN is encoded by the coding sequence ATGAGCGACCCGGAACTGGACACGCTGCTGACGCGCGCCACGGTGCGGCGCGTGCCGCAGAACGAAGCCGTGTTCGAACAGGGGGCCACGGCCGATTTCTTCTTCCTGCTGCTGAATGGCCGGCTGAAGGTGACACAGGTCACCAAGGACGGGCAGCAGATCATCGTGCGGGTCGTCAATCCCGGCGATCTCTTCGGTTTTGCCCGAGCGCTCCAGCGCAGCGACTATCCGGGCACCGCAACGGCGGCGACCGAAAGCCTGGTTCTCGCCTGGCCGACGGAGCTCTGGAACATCTTCGTCGAGAAAAATCCTCACCTTGCGGTCAATGCCCTCCACACCATCGGCCAGCGGCTCGACGAGGCGCATACCCGTATCCGCGAGATGTCGACTGAAGAGGTAGAGCGCCGCGTCGCGCACACGGTGCTCCGGCTCGCCGAACAGGCTGGCAAACCCGAAAGCGGCGGCATCCGCATCGACTTTCCGATCTCACGCCAGGATATCGCCGAGATGACCGGGACAACGCTGCACACGGTTTCGCGCATCCTCAGCGCCTGGGAGGGGCAGGGTCTGGTCGTCGGCGGACGGCAGAAGCTGACGCTGAAGGACATTCCCGGGTTGCGGCGCCTGGCGGAGCGCGCCGACAACTAG
- a CDS encoding TolC family protein — MMVSAGARWVSVGVIALCRSMCRAARGSLLLGALSIPAACTSAALDDLAPPSADRPAVSGTGTKDASKVSAGAPDFSLAPNPEIPITIATPSIDPKHDYSLPELVDIAQRTNPITRAAWQRARQAAIAVGITEAVYLPLLTADVLAGLEQTSATAPGIGGPIPIAPGTLTTTGAQFIPSLTVKWLLLDFGGRDAGREAATQLAFAANVTFNGTHQKLIFDVSNAYFVLTAARVQLKIARQTVQNAELVQAAAKARMGRGIATSIEVAQANQQVAQARFNLTQSQGHERNAYMTLLEAVGVSPTLEIRIADGSNRALPKAVPEDLNRLIATSLQRRPDVQAAFARLQADKNGIAAARAEFMPKVALVGNVNRNIGSLSVEDTRFDQRSTIRVNQPNANLMIGLSFPIYDGGLRDARLQSAMAQVGAAEQEMAQLQNTAAREVVVAYDLLRTSLAGYAAASELTTAAQTTYDAAVDYYKQGLGTITDVSIAQTALLQAKVAKATAYSDTLVAAASLAFATGTLTNRNAVNRF, encoded by the coding sequence ATGATGGTTTCTGCGGGGGCGAGGTGGGTTTCGGTAGGGGTGATCGCCCTTTGCCGAAGCATGTGCCGTGCTGCCCGAGGCTCTCTTCTCCTTGGCGCATTGTCGATCCCGGCAGCCTGCACGTCCGCTGCACTCGATGATCTGGCGCCACCGAGCGCCGACCGGCCGGCCGTTTCGGGAACGGGCACCAAGGACGCCTCGAAGGTGAGTGCCGGCGCGCCGGATTTCTCTCTCGCGCCGAACCCTGAGATCCCGATTACGATCGCGACGCCGTCGATCGATCCGAAACACGATTACAGCTTGCCGGAACTGGTCGATATCGCCCAGCGAACCAATCCGATCACCCGTGCCGCCTGGCAGCGCGCCCGGCAGGCGGCGATTGCCGTCGGCATCACCGAAGCGGTGTACCTGCCTCTCCTGACGGCCGATGTACTCGCCGGTCTGGAGCAGACGTCGGCGACTGCGCCCGGCATCGGCGGTCCCATACCGATCGCCCCCGGCACGCTGACGACAACTGGCGCGCAGTTCATTCCATCCCTTACGGTCAAGTGGCTGCTTCTCGATTTCGGCGGGCGGGATGCGGGGAGAGAGGCGGCAACGCAATTGGCGTTTGCCGCAAACGTGACCTTCAACGGTACGCACCAGAAGCTGATCTTCGATGTTTCCAACGCCTATTTCGTCCTGACGGCGGCGCGTGTTCAGCTGAAGATCGCCCGCCAGACGGTGCAGAATGCCGAGCTTGTCCAGGCAGCCGCCAAGGCGCGCATGGGTCGCGGCATCGCCACATCGATCGAAGTCGCGCAGGCAAACCAGCAAGTGGCGCAGGCGCGCTTCAACCTGACCCAATCGCAAGGGCACGAGCGCAATGCCTATATGACGCTTCTCGAAGCGGTCGGGGTCTCGCCAACGCTCGAGATCCGCATCGCCGACGGCAGCAATCGTGCTCTGCCGAAGGCTGTGCCCGAGGACCTCAACCGGCTGATTGCGACATCGCTCCAGCGTCGCCCGGATGTGCAGGCGGCTTTTGCCCGCCTGCAGGCCGACAAGAACGGTATTGCGGCCGCCCGCGCGGAGTTCATGCCGAAGGTCGCGCTGGTGGGCAACGTGAACCGCAATATCGGCTCGCTCAGCGTCGAAGACACCCGTTTCGACCAGCGCTCGACGATCCGCGTCAACCAGCCGAACGCCAACCTGATGATCGGCCTGAGCTTCCCGATTTACGATGGCGGACTGCGCGACGCGCGGTTGCAGTCGGCGATGGCGCAGGTCGGCGCTGCCGAGCAGGAGATGGCGCAGTTGCAAAACACTGCGGCGCGGGAAGTCGTCGTCGCCTATGATCTGCTGCGCACCAGCCTGGCCGGCTATGCGGCCGCAAGCGAGCTGACGACGGCCGCTCAGACGACCTACGATGCTGCGGTCGACTACTACAAGCAGGGCCTGGGCACGATCACCGATGTCAGCATCGCGCAGACGGCGTTGCTCCAGGCGAAAGTCGCAAAGGCGACCGCCTACAGCGACACGCTTGTCGCCGCGGCAAGCCTTGCTTTTGCAACGGGAACGTTGACGAACCGCAATGCGGTCAATCGCTTCTGA
- a CDS encoding FUSC family protein, translated as MLFQPRSSVRYTSILWDELQPYPGRLDLSLRMALVTTLVAVTAMALRVPEAAISCYLVFFAFRADAGSGILIAIGLLVGATIGILLAIVCLMVVADEPALRLALVAFFTFGGMYLTQASRAGPPIGTVAMVFAFVMTLYDIVPIPELLIRGLAWMWVVVFFPVVYLIAIHLITGHSPARRLRSAIAERLEVAGQLLSSGDHAAKRVAATLLAEGNGELKKYAGFSKLLALMDKHDVPRMQAATDASYDLLTLALALSLDERRPRENAAAPEVLRRIAEAIRRRKPPEQTLLSSPDFRAFEAGDALPAHQVERIVDILSEADPPGPVSDAHKGGFFLPDAFSNPLYTQFALKALLAVMITYITYTALDWFAIHTALITCFMVALGTTGETMHKLALRLTGCLLGGAVAIGSTIWLVPHMTDIGQLAFLVGAVSLIAAWISVGSERISYIGWQMALCFFLVVLHGFGPSLDLNEARDRIIGIVFGNIVVSVVFSTIWPVSIGQGIRKSLATSGATLANLLARRGGPTGDYADLISGVAGALRQSELLRFEPANVRRGDIDARTTERIALSLQELAPPIVELREHDRAFGPLRGAPTPLKRAVLGYEHAVAQWLNDQAEGLEAWHRPKPSADLALALRRLKARLARARKASIHAGGFPRRIRDELAWRLALYEKIETVVRRLAAGDALE; from the coding sequence ATGCTGTTCCAGCCGCGAAGTAGCGTCCGCTACACGTCGATCCTCTGGGACGAATTGCAACCCTATCCGGGCCGGCTGGACCTTTCCCTGCGCATGGCGCTGGTCACCACGCTGGTTGCTGTAACGGCGATGGCGCTGCGGGTCCCCGAAGCGGCGATCTCCTGTTATCTCGTCTTCTTCGCGTTCAGAGCTGATGCCGGCTCCGGCATCCTGATCGCCATCGGCTTGCTTGTCGGGGCGACGATCGGAATTCTGCTGGCCATCGTCTGCCTGATGGTGGTGGCGGACGAACCGGCACTGCGCCTGGCACTTGTCGCCTTTTTTACCTTCGGCGGCATGTACCTGACGCAGGCAAGCCGTGCCGGGCCGCCGATCGGTACGGTCGCCATGGTCTTTGCCTTCGTCATGACGCTCTACGATATCGTGCCGATCCCGGAACTGCTGATCCGAGGGCTCGCTTGGATGTGGGTGGTCGTGTTCTTCCCGGTGGTCTACCTGATCGCGATCCATCTCATCACCGGCCACAGCCCGGCGCGACGGCTACGCTCGGCGATCGCCGAGCGGTTGGAGGTGGCGGGCCAGCTCCTGTCCAGTGGAGACCACGCGGCGAAACGCGTGGCTGCGACGTTGCTGGCCGAAGGCAATGGCGAGCTCAAGAAATATGCCGGGTTCTCAAAGCTTCTGGCGTTGATGGACAAGCACGACGTGCCGCGCATGCAGGCGGCGACGGACGCGTCCTATGATTTGCTGACGCTGGCACTCGCCCTATCGCTTGATGAACGAAGGCCGCGGGAAAACGCTGCGGCGCCGGAGGTTCTTCGCCGCATTGCCGAAGCGATCCGCAGGCGGAAGCCGCCGGAACAGACGCTGCTAAGCTCACCCGATTTTCGCGCCTTTGAAGCCGGTGATGCGCTCCCGGCGCATCAGGTCGAAAGGATCGTCGATATCCTATCGGAAGCAGACCCGCCCGGGCCGGTGTCAGATGCGCATAAGGGAGGGTTCTTCCTGCCGGATGCTTTCAGCAATCCGCTCTACACGCAGTTCGCGCTGAAGGCTCTGCTTGCGGTGATGATCACCTACATCACCTACACGGCCCTCGATTGGTTTGCGATCCACACCGCCCTGATCACCTGTTTCATGGTAGCGCTTGGAACGACGGGCGAGACCATGCACAAGCTGGCACTGCGGCTGACGGGCTGCCTCCTTGGCGGCGCCGTGGCGATTGGCTCGACGATCTGGCTCGTGCCGCACATGACGGATATCGGCCAGCTCGCCTTTCTTGTCGGTGCGGTCAGCCTCATTGCGGCATGGATCTCCGTCGGCTCGGAGCGCATTTCCTATATCGGCTGGCAGATGGCGCTCTGCTTTTTTCTCGTCGTGCTGCACGGCTTCGGCCCGAGTCTGGATCTCAACGAGGCGCGGGATCGCATCATCGGCATCGTCTTCGGCAACATCGTCGTTTCGGTCGTTTTCTCGACGATCTGGCCGGTCAGCATCGGGCAGGGAATACGCAAGAGCCTTGCTACGAGCGGTGCCACGCTTGCCAATCTGTTAGCGCGCCGCGGCGGCCCCACCGGCGACTATGCCGACCTGATCAGCGGTGTCGCTGGCGCATTGCGCCAGAGTGAACTGCTGCGTTTCGAGCCTGCAAACGTGCGGCGGGGAGACATCGATGCCCGGACGACGGAGCGCATTGCCCTCAGCCTGCAGGAACTGGCCCCCCCGATCGTCGAATTGCGCGAACACGACCGGGCCTTCGGTCCGTTGCGGGGCGCGCCGACGCCGCTGAAGCGCGCGGTTCTCGGCTATGAACACGCGGTGGCGCAATGGCTGAACGATCAGGCCGAGGGATTAGAGGCATGGCACCGGCCGAAGCCCAGTGCGGATCTGGCCCTGGCGCTTCGGCGGCTGAAAGCGCGTCTCGCCCGCGCCCGGAAGGCAAGCATACATGCCGGAGGTTTTCCCCGGCGAATTCGCGACGAGCTCGCCTGGAGGCTTGCACTCTACGAGAAGATCGAGACTGTGGTTCGGCGGCTGGCAGCGGGGGATGCCTTGGAATGA
- a CDS encoding NnrS family protein → MLDRLIRPKPSGGIPRGLSTTGPVLFSYGFRPFFLAAALWAIGAMALWIAALILGLDLAGDYGAAHWHAHEMLFGFSSAVLGGFLLTAIPNWTGRLPVSGRPLAALFGLWVIGRVALLSSGIIGLPVAAAVEALFLPVLLLICSREVIVGRKWKDLKVIGGLIILSAANIWFHLSVLGNLDVDAAARLAIGAYTMLIMIVGGRIVPSFTRNWLNKVGRTDFPVPYNRFDTAAILIGVAALGAWTFAPVHIVTAAIAVIACAFHTVRLLRWHGSPTWPEKLLFVLHAAYAFVPLGFLAISAGAIELLADYPVMHVLTVGVIAFMMLAVMTRATRGHTGRPLVGSALTSASYVAIAGAALIRPLAEVLPEHYHHLIALSGALWSAAFVLFTLEYGPMLVRERRAPRASP, encoded by the coding sequence ATGTTGGACAGATTGATAAGACCGAAACCGAGCGGCGGCATTCCGCGCGGACTCTCGACCACCGGCCCGGTGCTCTTCTCCTATGGCTTCCGGCCGTTCTTCCTCGCAGCCGCCCTCTGGGCGATCGGCGCCATGGCGCTGTGGATCGCCGCACTGATTCTCGGACTAGACCTAGCCGGCGACTACGGTGCCGCCCATTGGCACGCGCATGAGATGCTGTTTGGCTTTTCCTCCGCCGTTCTCGGCGGCTTTCTGTTGACGGCGATCCCGAACTGGACGGGAAGGCTGCCGGTTTCCGGCCGACCGCTCGCTGCCCTCTTCGGACTCTGGGTCATTGGTCGGGTTGCTCTCCTGTCGAGCGGCATCATCGGCCTACCCGTCGCAGCCGCTGTCGAGGCGCTGTTTCTGCCGGTGCTGTTGCTGATCTGCTCGCGCGAGGTGATCGTCGGTCGCAAGTGGAAGGACCTCAAGGTGATCGGCGGGCTCATAATTTTGTCGGCCGCCAATATCTGGTTCCACCTCTCGGTCCTCGGCAATCTCGATGTCGACGCCGCAGCGCGGCTGGCGATCGGGGCCTACACCATGCTGATCATGATCGTCGGCGGACGCATCGTGCCGAGCTTCACGCGCAACTGGCTGAACAAAGTTGGCCGCACCGATTTCCCCGTGCCCTACAACAGGTTCGACACCGCGGCGATCCTGATCGGCGTTGCAGCGCTCGGTGCCTGGACCTTCGCGCCCGTTCACATCGTCACCGCAGCGATTGCGGTGATCGCGTGCGCCTTTCATACGGTACGGTTGCTGCGCTGGCACGGATCACCGACCTGGCCGGAGAAGCTGCTCTTCGTTCTGCACGCGGCTTACGCCTTCGTGCCGCTCGGCTTCCTGGCCATATCGGCCGGCGCGATCGAGCTCCTCGCCGACTACCCGGTCATGCATGTGCTGACCGTCGGCGTGATCGCCTTCATGATGCTCGCCGTGATGACGCGCGCCACTCGCGGCCATACCGGGCGGCCGCTGGTGGGATCGGCACTCACCAGCGCCTCCTATGTCGCGATCGCGGGCGCCGCGCTAATCCGGCCGCTGGCCGAGGTGCTGCCGGAGCATTATCATCACCTGATCGCGCTCTCGGGTGCATTGTGGAGCGCGGCCTTTGTGCTGTTCACGCTCGAATACGGACCGATGCTGGTGCGCGAGCGCCGCGCGCCGCGCGCCTCACCCTGA
- the nirK gene encoding copper-containing nitrite reductase, with amino-acid sequence MTEQLQMTRRTMLAGAALAGAVAPLLHTAQAHAAGAAAAAGAAPVDISTLPRVKVDLVKPPFVHAHDQVAKTGPRVVEFTMTIEEKKLVIDREGTEIHAMTFNGSVPGPLMVVHENDYVELRLINPDTNTLLHNIDFHAATGALGGGALTQVNPGEETTLRFKATKPGVFVYHCAPEGMVPWHVTSGMNGAIMVLPRDGLKDEKGQPLTYDKIYYVGEQDFYVPKDEAGNYKKYETPGEAYEDAVKAMRTLTPTHIVFNGAVGALTGDHALTAAVGERVLVVHSQANRDTRPHLIGGHGDYVWATGKFRNPPDLDQETWLIPGGTAGAAFYTFRQPGVYAYVNHNLIEAFELGAAGHFKVTGEWNDDLMTSVVKPASM; translated from the coding sequence ATGACTGAACAACTTCAGATGACCCGCCGGACGATGCTTGCCGGCGCTGCCCTGGCGGGCGCGGTTGCGCCGCTTCTCCACACCGCTCAGGCGCATGCCGCTGGCGCTGCCGCGGCAGCCGGTGCTGCCCCCGTCGATATCTCGACCCTGCCTCGCGTGAAGGTCGACCTCGTCAAGCCGCCTTTCGTGCACGCCCATGACCAGGTCGCCAAGACCGGACCGCGCGTCGTCGAGTTCACCATGACGATCGAGGAAAAGAAGCTGGTGATCGACCGCGAGGGCACCGAGATCCACGCGATGACCTTCAACGGTTCGGTGCCTGGTCCGCTGATGGTGGTGCATGAGAACGACTATGTCGAACTGCGGCTGATCAACCCTGACACCAACACGTTGCTGCACAACATCGACTTCCACGCCGCAACCGGTGCGCTCGGCGGCGGGGCGCTGACCCAGGTGAACCCGGGCGAGGAAACCACGCTTCGTTTCAAGGCGACCAAGCCCGGCGTCTTCGTCTACCATTGCGCGCCGGAGGGCATGGTGCCCTGGCACGTCACCTCGGGCATGAACGGCGCCATCATGGTGCTGCCGCGCGACGGACTGAAGGACGAGAAGGGCCAGCCGCTGACGTACGACAAGATCTACTATGTCGGCGAGCAGGACTTCTACGTGCCGAAGGACGAGGCCGGGAACTACAAGAAGTACGAAACCCCCGGCGAAGCCTATGAAGATGCTGTCAAGGCGATGCGCACGCTGACCCCGACCCACATCGTCTTCAACGGTGCGGTCGGCGCGCTGACCGGCGACCATGCTTTGACTGCGGCCGTGGGCGAGCGTGTGCTCGTCGTCCATTCGCAGGCCAACCGCGATACGCGGCCGCACCTGATCGGCGGGCATGGTGACTATGTCTGGGCGACCGGCAAGTTCCGCAACCCGCCGGATCTCGACCAGGAAACCTGGCTCATTCCGGGCGGAACCGCGGGCGCTGCCTTCTACACCTTCCGCCAGCCGGGTGTGTACGCCTACGTCAACCACAACCTGATCGAGGCGTTCGAGCTGGGTGCCGCCGGCCACTTCAAGGTGACCGGCGAATGGAACGACGATCTGATGACATCGGTCGTCAAGCCGGCGTCGATGTAG
- a CDS encoding DUF2249 domain-containing protein gives MTIAETDKPFIDVRTIPPVERHPKIFGMLNALAEGGAFIIVNDHDPRPLHYQLETRYPGEFTWEYLEQGPEVWRVEIGRQQSSGCDCCCGGH, from the coding sequence ATGACCATTGCAGAGACCGACAAGCCCTTTATCGATGTGCGGACGATCCCGCCGGTAGAACGCCATCCGAAAATCTTCGGCATGTTGAACGCGCTTGCCGAGGGTGGCGCCTTCATCATCGTTAACGACCACGATCCGCGTCCACTGCACTACCAGCTGGAAACCCGCTATCCGGGCGAATTCACCTGGGAATACCTCGAGCAGGGGCCGGAGGTATGGCGAGTCGAGATCGGTCGGCAACAGTCCTCCGGCTGTGACTGCTGCTGCGGCGGGCACTGA
- a CDS encoding SUMF1/EgtB/PvdO family nonheme iron enzyme — protein sequence MPTTKKTAVSLLSLAAPVVLLAAIGGVLSAKVGLFDDLKDGIDPSIRPPVTVTIAPRQMSYRAEGHFLKNGFAVDAPIVVAAIKQPLEIMKYQVTRDDYERCVADGGCQQPEGGHGAGLSGVPMTGVNYTDATDYAAWLTKKTGEVWRLPTDQQWAFAAGSKFPDDALGIDGTKDNPALRWLADYERESSRQRAKNPRPLPTGAFGENEYGVADLDGNVWEWTETCHRRVTIGDDGEVLKEAPACGIFVVNGKHRASMSFFIRDPKSGGCAVGVPPDNLGFRLVRDGRWYSGYLYAFERRLHGAG from the coding sequence ATGCCCACCACCAAGAAAACTGCGGTTTCGCTCCTCTCGCTAGCAGCACCGGTCGTCCTTTTGGCGGCAATCGGCGGCGTGCTTTCGGCGAAGGTGGGGCTGTTCGACGATCTCAAGGACGGCATCGATCCGTCGATCAGGCCGCCGGTGACCGTGACGATCGCGCCGCGACAGATGAGCTATCGGGCGGAGGGACACTTCCTGAAGAACGGTTTTGCCGTCGACGCGCCGATCGTGGTGGCAGCCATCAAGCAGCCGCTCGAGATCATGAAGTATCAGGTGACGCGCGACGACTACGAGCGCTGCGTCGCCGATGGCGGCTGCCAGCAGCCGGAGGGCGGCCATGGCGCCGGCCTGTCGGGTGTGCCGATGACCGGGGTCAATTACACGGACGCGACCGACTATGCGGCATGGCTGACCAAGAAGACCGGCGAGGTCTGGCGCCTTCCGACCGACCAACAATGGGCGTTTGCCGCCGGGTCCAAATTCCCCGACGATGCGCTGGGGATCGACGGCACCAAGGACAATCCGGCGCTGCGCTGGCTTGCGGACTACGAGCGCGAATCCAGCCGGCAGAGGGCGAAGAACCCGAGGCCGCTGCCCACGGGCGCCTTCGGTGAGAACGAGTATGGGGTTGCCGATCTCGACGGCAATGTCTGGGAATGGACCGAGACCTGCCACCGCCGCGTCACGATCGGCGACGACGGCGAGGTGCTGAAGGAGGCTCCCGCTTGCGGCATCTTCGTCGTCAACGGCAAGCACCGGGCGTCGATGAGCTTCTTCATCCGGGATCCGAAAAGCGGCGGCTGCGCCGTCGGCGTGCCGCCCGACAATCTCGGTTTCCGGCTCGTGCGCGACGGCCGCTGGTATTCGGGCTACCTCTATGCCTTTGAACGGCGGCTCCACGGTGCGGGCTGA